Part of the Labilibaculum antarcticum genome, CTTTTCGTAAAGTTGAAGGAAGTGAGTGTAGTTATCATTTGTTCGAAACAAATCTTCACCATTAATACCTCTGTTGAAAATATGATAATAATTGCCGTGTTCTATTGCTTCAAGAAGTCTCATTAATAAGATTTTCACATATAATAATAATAATAATCTAATTTACTAGTATATTATGAATAGTCAAAATCTCATAAAAATGTATGGGTAAGAGTTTCGGGTGTTGGTGAGTTTTGCGTTTGAAAGCGCCGTCAGGGTCAAAAAACCGCTGACGGGCTCGGGGAGATGATACCCCGTCAGCGGTCGAAGATCCCTGACGGCGGTTTAAGGAAGTAACCAAAGCAGGGGGAATAATGAGAAAAGCCACCTGTGGGGTGGCTTTTTTATTTTAATTAGATTCAGTTTTTGAAAGCATTTTAACTCTTCGATATCCTGAAATGGGCCAAATTCTTCGCGTACTTATTAATAAAAACACATGAAGAGATTTAGTCTGTATCTTGGTAATAGGCTGTCTACTTATTCATGATTTTATCAGCAATTTTCTTAGCGTCGCGGCAATATTTATCATCACCCTCTAATTTCCATTCGCCGGTGTTTTCAATGTAAAAACGAACTGTTTTCTCTACAACTTCTGCATACCCACCATAGGATGTTAACATATTTTGCACTTCTTCAATATATTCAATCCTGCTAAATTCATCTTTTAACACCAAACTCCACAGTTTATTGATACGTTTGGATTTCTCTTTGTAAATAGGGTCTATCGTTTTGTAAGCCATTAAAAAAAGAGAAAGCGCTTTTGCTTCTGGTGATGGTTTTTCTGTTTTTTTTATCATACTCTTTGTTGTGTATTAAAATAAATCGCTAAATGTGATTTACTATTATCATTCGATTCTTTTCCCATTGGTTTTTTCGCACGACGCACAATTTCTTTATATCTGTACTGGTGCGTTTATCCCTACCTATAGGAATGAGTTGTTCTCATTTTTATTAGAGCCCGAAAGTAGCCATCTTTCCCAATTGTTGCAAGAAATAGTAAGGAAAGATATTGGTATGTGTTTTAGGTGTTGGTCGCTGGGCGAGAGCTAATACCTCAAACCCGACCCTTTTGCTCGAGAAGAAGGGAGCTTTCTTTCAAAAATGTGTAGATACAGAAGCTGTATTCTCTTCTCCTTTAGGAGAGGGATAGAGTGAGGTTTTTGAAAAGTCATGGAAAAAAAACGCTTACTGGTTCTGGTATTGTTGTTTTCACCCCTTCGTTTGTCGACACTTCTCCTTAAAAAGGGAAGACTCAGTTCTGTCGTTTTCTTCCTTTGCAAAGGGATTTCGAAAACTGTAGGAACGAAGGACAGAGGGGGCCATTTTGTTTTTGGGAGAAGTACTGATTCTGCTTAGAACTTATCCTGTTTTCTTTGTTTTTTTACATTTTTAACCATCTTGCCAAAGCTTTTATCCTTGCTTTTCTTTTCCTGCACCGTCGATTCAAAATGAGTTTTTTCCCGATGCATTTTTTGAAAATTAGCGTAGGTGTTGGCATCAATTTCACCATTTTCGACAGCTTCTAAAATGGCACAGCCTTTCTCGTGTTGGTGGGTGCAGTCTTTAAATCTGCAATTTTCAGCATATTCCATAATGCCATCAAATGTCATTTCTAAACCACTCGCGGTGTCTGTGATTCCAACTTCCCGCATTCCTGGGTTGTCGATTAAAATCCCGCCATTTTCAAGCACAATCAATTCTCTGTAGCTGGTAACGTGTTTCCCTCTGTCAATACTTTCGCTAATCGCACCTGTACTCATCAGTTCCTTACCGCTCAACTTGTTTAGCAGTGTCGATTTCCCTACGCCCGAGGAACCAAGCAAACAATAGGTTTTCCCCTTATTTATGAGTGCTGCTAATTGATCTAATCCAGCATCCGATTCATTACTGATGGCAATTACAGACACATCTTTAATGCGTTCTGCGATCTGATTCAGAAGCGTTTCCAACTCGACAGCAGTGATTAAATCAATTTTGCTTAGAAGGATGATCGGCTCCACATTAGAGGCATAACAGATTGTCAAATACCTTTCTAATCTGTTGATATTAAAATCCCGGTTAACGGACTGTACAATTATGCCGCAATCGATATTTGCCGCAATTATTTGCACCTGTCCTGATTTGCCAACTGCTTGTCGTTCAATCACGGAACTGCGAGGGTAGATGGCATGAATCAGAGCTTTGCCTTCATCGTATTCCGAAAAAGCAACCCAATCGCCAACGGCCGGAAAGTCATGTCTGCTCTCGGCCGTAAAGCGCAAATTACCTATCAATTCAGAATCGTACTCATTTGTTGGTGTCTTTACAACATATCTTTCCTTGTGTTCCGATACAACCCGACCCATCTCAAATGAATCCAATCCTTGTTCATTTCGATATTGTTCTAGTTCGTTGTTATATCCTAAATCCTCGTAGATCATTATTCCTGTGTTTATTAATAGTTGTGTTTTACTTTGCTTGAATATCAATTTAGCCATCTTTCCTAATTGTACCAAAAATCACAGGAAAAGATATTGGTAACTATATTAGGTGTTGGTGAAGTGGGCGAGAGTCAACATCTCAAGCCCAGCCCTTCTCCTCGCGGGAAAGGGTGAGGTTTTTAGTGACAGGACAGCACAGTCAGGGTTAAAAAAGAGCAGCACGTTCATCCATCGGATAATCGTGCTGCTTGATTTGATATGATGATTAATTGTTAATCCATAATTTCTTCAATTGTAATGTAATCTCCAACATGCCCGGCCATCTTTTCAGCATCGGTGTTAACTGGAAGAGTTTTTTTGCCAGGTCTCCATCCTGCAGGACAAACTTCGCCAGTTTTGGTTGCATGTTGCCATGCCTGCACCTGACGTAGGAATTCATTTACATTTCTACCTACAGAATCAGCTTGTACTTCCTGAGCTACACAAATACCATCAGGGTTGAATAAAAAGCGACCACGAAGAGCAACACCTTCTTCTTCAACAAGTACTCCAAAAGCACGACTTACTTCTTGGTTGCCATCAGCACCAATGATTAGTCTTAAACCTTTAAGTAGTGGTTCAGTTTCAACAAATCTCTTGTGCGAAAATTTAGTATCTACTGATATTGCAAGAATTTCAGTGTTTAAAGCCTTAAAATCATCGTATTTAGCATTCATTGCGGCAATTTCAGTTGGGCAAACGAAAGTGAAATCAGCAGGATAGAAGCATATTACAGCCCATTTTCCTTTGTAATCCTCGCTTGAAACTGTTGTGAAATGTCCGGTTGCCGAATTAAAGGCATCCATTGTGAAATTTGGCATTTCTTGTCTAACCATTGTTGAACTCATCGTTTTTTCCTCCTTTACTTGTTGATTACTATTTTCTGTATTTTCTACTTGTACTTTTTTTCTAGGTTTTAAGCCTGTGTCGCATCCCATGATATAACCTCCTATAGTTTTATTTTTACATTCTAACTTTT contains:
- the rsgA gene encoding ribosome small subunit-dependent GTPase A, coding for MAKLIFKQSKTQLLINTGIMIYEDLGYNNELEQYRNEQGLDSFEMGRVVSEHKERYVVKTPTNEYDSELIGNLRFTAESRHDFPAVGDWVAFSEYDEGKALIHAIYPRSSVIERQAVGKSGQVQIIAANIDCGIIVQSVNRDFNINRLERYLTICYASNVEPIILLSKIDLITAVELETLLNQIAERIKDVSVIAISNESDAGLDQLAALINKGKTYCLLGSSGVGKSTLLNKLSGKELMSTGAISESIDRGKHVTSYRELIVLENGGILIDNPGMREVGITDTASGLEMTFDGIMEYAENCRFKDCTHQHEKGCAILEAVENGEIDANTYANFQKMHREKTHFESTVQEKKSKDKSFGKMVKNVKKQRKQDKF
- a CDS encoding peroxiredoxin; amino-acid sequence: MGCDTGLKPRKKVQVENTENSNQQVKEEKTMSSTMVRQEMPNFTMDAFNSATGHFTTVSSEDYKGKWAVICFYPADFTFVCPTEIAAMNAKYDDFKALNTEILAISVDTKFSHKRFVETEPLLKGLRLIIGADGNQEVSRAFGVLVEEEGVALRGRFLFNPDGICVAQEVQADSVGRNVNEFLRQVQAWQHATKTGEVCPAGWRPGKKTLPVNTDAEKMAGHVGDYITIEEIMD